In one Pseudomonas purpurea genomic region, the following are encoded:
- the mltB gene encoding lytic murein transglycosylase B has protein sequence MHVMRGWATRYAPWVGLVGILGAAQEALAGDYEGSPQVAEFVGEMTRDYGFAGEQLMGVFREAERKQSILDAISRPAERVKQWKEYRPMFLTDARVARGVDFWRQHEAVLARAEQEYGVPAQVIVSIIGVETFFGRNTGNYRVIDALSTLGFDYPPRAEFFRKELREFLLLAREEQVDPLTLKGSYAGAMGLPQFMPSSFRAYAVDFDGDGHINIWTNADDAIGSVASYFKRHGWEAGLPVVSRADVRGDRVDEGLTTGIEPTKTVGELRALGWSSHDALRDDMPVTAFRLEGDNGPEYWMGLKNFYAITRYNRSVMYAMAVHQLSEMLVQARGVK, from the coding sequence ATGCACGTAATGCGTGGCTGGGCGACTCGATACGCTCCGTGGGTCGGCCTGGTAGGCATCCTGGGGGCGGCGCAGGAAGCGCTGGCCGGCGATTATGAAGGCTCGCCCCAAGTGGCCGAGTTCGTCGGTGAAATGACCCGCGACTACGGTTTTGCCGGTGAACAGCTGATGGGCGTGTTCCGCGAAGCCGAGCGCAAGCAGTCGATCCTCGACGCCATCTCCCGGCCTGCCGAGCGGGTCAAGCAGTGGAAGGAATACCGGCCCATGTTCCTCACCGACGCGCGAGTCGCTCGCGGTGTGGATTTCTGGCGTCAGCACGAAGCCGTGCTGGCCCGTGCCGAGCAGGAATACGGCGTACCGGCCCAGGTGATCGTCTCGATCATCGGCGTTGAAACCTTTTTCGGCCGCAATACCGGCAATTATCGGGTGATCGACGCGCTCTCCACGCTGGGCTTCGACTATCCTCCTCGTGCCGAGTTCTTCCGCAAGGAATTGCGCGAGTTCCTGCTGCTGGCCCGCGAAGAGCAGGTCGACCCGCTGACGCTTAAAGGCTCGTACGCCGGCGCCATGGGGCTGCCGCAGTTCATGCCGAGCAGTTTTCGCGCCTACGCGGTGGATTTTGACGGCGATGGCCACATCAATATCTGGACCAACGCGGACGATGCCATTGGCAGCGTCGCCAGCTACTTCAAGCGTCACGGCTGGGAGGCCGGGTTGCCTGTGGTCAGCCGCGCCGATGTTCGCGGCGACCGGGTCGACGAAGGTTTGACCACGGGCATCGAACCGACGAAAACCGTCGGGGAGTTGCGAGCCCTGGGTTGGTCGAGTCATGATGCGCTGCGCGACGATATGCCCGTCACCGCATTCCGCCTGGAAGGTGACAATGGCCCTGAATACTGGATGGGCCTGAAGAATTTTTACGCGATTACGCGTTATAACCGCAGCGTGATGTACGCCATGGCTGTACATCAGTTGTCTGAAATGCTGGTCCAAGCACGGGGCGTCAAGTAA
- the rlmH gene encoding 23S rRNA (pseudouridine(1915)-N(3))-methyltransferase RlmH, with protein MRLRLIAVGSRMPKWVEEGWHEYAKRLPSELALELVEIPLNTRGKNADVARFIRQEGEAMLAKVGPNERVVTLEVHGKPWSTEQLAVELDRWRLDSRTVNFMVGGPEGLAPEVCARADQRWSLSPLTLPHPLVRILIGEQLYRAWTVLSGHPYHK; from the coding sequence GTGCGCCTGCGTCTGATCGCCGTCGGTTCCCGCATGCCCAAATGGGTGGAAGAAGGCTGGCATGAATATGCCAAGCGTCTGCCATCCGAGCTGGCGCTGGAACTGGTGGAAATACCGCTCAATACCCGTGGCAAGAACGCTGATGTGGCGCGCTTCATCCGTCAGGAAGGCGAAGCCATGCTGGCCAAAGTCGGCCCGAACGAGCGCGTTGTCACCCTCGAAGTGCACGGCAAGCCCTGGAGCACCGAGCAGCTTGCGGTCGAACTGGACCGCTGGCGGCTGGATTCGCGCACGGTGAACTTCATGGTCGGCGGCCCCGAGGGGCTGGCGCCGGAAGTCTGTGCGCGGGCGGATCAGCGTTGGTCGCTGTCGCCTTTGACCTTGCCGCACCCGCTGGTGCGGATTTTGATCGGCGAACAGCTGTATCGCGCCTGGACAGTGCTGTCCGGGCACCCTTATCACAAGTAA
- the rsfS gene encoding ribosome silencing factor yields the protein MTDKDVSKVKRKGTFKSAPLPEKVLSGEPLKGQALVDVAVAALEDVKAQDVLVIDVRDKQSITDYMIIATGTSNRQIGAMLDKVREAVKALGVKPLGEEGKGDSDWVLLDMDEVIVHMMTSNARQFYDLERLWQGAEQSRASSAAHHSPENTHEHFIKLNKDQE from the coding sequence ATGACTGACAAAGACGTATCTAAAGTAAAGCGCAAAGGCACGTTCAAGAGCGCCCCGCTGCCGGAAAAAGTGCTCAGCGGCGAGCCCCTCAAAGGCCAGGCGCTGGTTGATGTGGCGGTAGCCGCCCTGGAAGATGTGAAGGCTCAGGACGTGCTGGTCATCGATGTCCGTGACAAGCAAAGCATCACTGACTACATGATTATCGCCACCGGTACCTCCAACCGCCAGATCGGCGCGATGCTGGATAAGGTTCGCGAAGCGGTCAAGGCCCTGGGCGTCAAGCCGTTGGGTGAAGAAGGCAAGGGCGACAGCGACTGGGTATTGCTGGACATGGACGAAGTGATCGTCCACATGATGACGTCCAATGCTCGCCAGTTCTACGACCTGGAGCGTTTGTGGCAGGGCGCCGAACAGAGCCGTGCCAGCAGCGCTGCTCACCACAGCCCGGAAAACACTCACGAGCATTTCATCAAGCTCAACAAAGACCAGGAATAA
- the mrdA gene encoding penicillin-binding protein 2, producing MSQPIRIKDHEKDARLVRGRVVFGAITVVTLIGVLIARLYFLQVIQYEYHSTLSENNRVHVQPIPPTRGLIFDRNGVVVADNRPSFSLSMTRERSGDWKQVLDVIVEVLQLTPEDRVLFEKRMKQGRRPFEPVPILFELTEEQIARIAVNQFRLPGVEVVAQLVRHYPQGAHFAHSVGYMGRINEKELKSLDPVNYSGTHHIGKTGIERFYEPQLHGQVGYEEVETNARGRVLRVLKRTDPIPGKDIVLSLDIKLQEAAEAALGGRRGAVVALDPNTGEVLAMVSQPSFDPNLFVTGISFKAYAELRDSIDRPLFNRVLRGLYPPGSTIKPAVAIAGLDSGVVTASSRVFDPGYYMLPNYDHKYRNWNRTGDGYVDLDTAIMRSNDTYFYDLAHKLGIDRLSTYMGKFGIGQKVSLDMFEESPGLMPSREWKRATRRQAWFPGETLILGIGQGYMQSTPLQLAQATALVANKGKWNRPHLAKTIEGEKPVDENPIPDIVLRDPSDWTKVNHGMQQVMHGARGTARKAAIGAQYRIAGKSGTAQVVAIKQGEKYDRSKVQERHRDHALFVGFAPADNPKITVAVMVENGESGSGVAAPVVRQIMDAWLLDQDGRLKPEYASPISAEATAREE from the coding sequence ATGTCCCAGCCGATCCGCATCAAGGACCACGAGAAAGACGCCCGTCTGGTGCGCGGCCGGGTCGTGTTCGGGGCAATTACGGTTGTCACGCTGATCGGCGTGCTGATCGCGCGGTTGTATTTCCTTCAGGTGATTCAGTACGAGTACCACTCGACCCTGTCGGAAAACAACCGCGTCCATGTACAGCCGATTCCGCCGACGCGCGGCTTGATCTTCGACCGCAATGGCGTGGTGGTGGCCGATAACCGGCCCAGCTTCAGCCTGAGCATGACCCGCGAGCGTTCCGGCGACTGGAAACAAGTGCTCGACGTGATCGTTGAGGTGCTTCAGCTCACACCTGAAGACCGGGTGCTGTTCGAGAAACGCATGAAGCAGGGGCGCCGGCCATTCGAGCCGGTGCCGATCCTGTTCGAGCTGACCGAAGAGCAGATCGCCCGGATCGCGGTGAACCAGTTCCGGTTGCCGGGGGTTGAAGTGGTCGCGCAGTTGGTGCGTCATTACCCGCAGGGCGCGCACTTTGCGCACTCGGTCGGGTACATGGGGCGGATCAACGAAAAAGAGCTCAAGTCCCTCGATCCGGTCAACTACAGCGGTACCCACCATATCGGCAAGACCGGCATCGAGCGTTTCTACGAGCCGCAATTGCACGGTCAGGTCGGCTACGAAGAAGTCGAGACCAACGCCCGGGGCCGCGTATTGCGCGTGCTCAAGCGTACCGATCCGATTCCCGGCAAGGACATCGTCCTGAGCCTGGACATCAAATTGCAGGAAGCCGCCGAAGCTGCACTGGGCGGCCGTCGTGGCGCCGTGGTGGCGCTGGACCCCAATACCGGCGAAGTGCTGGCAATGGTCAGCCAGCCGAGCTTCGACCCGAACCTGTTCGTCACCGGCATCAGCTTCAAGGCGTACGCCGAGTTGCGTGATTCCATCGACCGGCCGCTGTTCAACCGCGTGTTGCGCGGTCTGTACCCGCCGGGTTCGACCATCAAGCCCGCCGTGGCGATTGCCGGGCTGGACTCGGGTGTGGTGACCGCATCGAGCCGGGTTTTCGACCCTGGCTATTACATGCTGCCCAACTACGATCACAAATACCGTAACTGGAACCGCACCGGCGACGGCTATGTGGACCTGGACACGGCGATCATGCGTTCCAACGACACCTACTTCTATGACCTGGCGCACAAGCTGGGCATCGACCGGTTGTCGACGTACATGGGCAAGTTCGGCATCGGCCAGAAGGTCTCGCTGGACATGTTCGAAGAGTCGCCGGGGCTGATGCCGTCCCGCGAGTGGAAACGCGCCACCCGCCGTCAGGCCTGGTTCCCGGGTGAAACCCTGATTCTGGGGATCGGCCAGGGCTACATGCAGTCCACGCCGCTGCAACTGGCCCAGGCCACCGCGCTGGTGGCGAACAAGGGCAAATGGAATCGGCCGCACCTGGCCAAGACCATCGAAGGCGAGAAACCGGTGGATGAAAACCCGATACCGGACATCGTCCTGCGCGACCCGTCGGACTGGACCAAGGTCAACCATGGCATGCAGCAAGTGATGCACGGTGCCCGAGGCACCGCCCGTAAAGCGGCCATCGGCGCGCAATACCGGATCGCCGGCAAGTCGGGTACGGCCCAGGTCGTCGCGATCAAGCAGGGCGAGAAGTACGACCGCTCCAAGGTTCAGGAACGCCACCGCGACCACGCCTTGTTCGTCGGTTTTGCACCGGCCGATAACCCGAAAATTACCGTGGCGGTGATGGTCGAGAACGGTGAATCCGGTTCCGGCGTCGCCGCGCCGGTGGTGCGTCAAATCATGGATGCCTGGCTCCTGGACCAGGACGGCCGACTCAAACCCGAGTACGCCAGCCCTATCAGCGCGGAGGCTACGGCCCGTGAAGAGTAA
- the rodA gene encoding rod shape-determining protein RodA, with the protein MRRRATLLQRMHIDGPLLILLLILAAGSLFVLYSASGKSWDLLAKQATSFGIGLVSMIVIAQFEPRFMARWVPLGYVFGVVLLVVVDIMGHNAMGATRWINIPGVIRFQPSEFMKIIMPATIAWYLAKRSLPPQLKHVGVSLILIGIPFILIVRQPDLGTSLLILAGGAFVLFMGGLRWRWILSVIAAAVPVAIAMWFFIMHDYQKQRILTFLDPESDPLGTGWNIIQSKAAIGSGGVFGKGWLLGTQSHLDFLPESHTDFIIAVMGEEFGLVGICALLLIYLLLIGRGLVITAQAQTLFGKLLAGALTMTFFVYVFVNIGMVSGLLPVVGVPLPFISYGGTSLVTLLSAFGVLMSIHTHRKWIAQV; encoded by the coding sequence ATGCGTCGCCGCGCGACACTGTTGCAGCGCATGCACATTGATGGTCCGTTGTTGATCCTGCTGCTGATCCTCGCAGCGGGTAGCTTGTTTGTGCTGTATTCGGCCAGCGGCAAGAGCTGGGACCTGCTGGCCAAACAGGCGACGTCTTTTGGTATCGGCCTGGTCTCGATGATTGTCATCGCCCAGTTCGAACCGCGGTTCATGGCCCGCTGGGTGCCGCTGGGCTACGTCTTCGGCGTGGTGTTGCTGGTGGTGGTGGACATCATGGGCCACAACGCCATGGGCGCCACGCGCTGGATCAACATCCCGGGGGTGATTCGATTCCAGCCTTCGGAGTTCATGAAAATCATCATGCCGGCGACCATCGCCTGGTATCTGGCCAAGCGCAGCCTGCCTCCGCAGCTCAAGCACGTGGGGGTCAGCCTGATCCTGATCGGCATTCCGTTCATTCTGATCGTGCGCCAGCCTGACCTCGGTACATCGCTGCTGATCCTGGCGGGCGGTGCGTTCGTGCTGTTCATGGGCGGGCTGCGCTGGCGCTGGATCCTCAGCGTGATTGCCGCCGCCGTGCCCGTGGCCATCGCCATGTGGTTCTTCATCATGCACGACTACCAGAAGCAGCGAATCCTGACGTTCCTCGACCCGGAGAGCGATCCGCTGGGCACTGGCTGGAACATCATTCAGTCCAAGGCCGCCATCGGCTCCGGCGGGGTGTTCGGCAAGGGCTGGCTGCTCGGCACCCAGTCGCACCTGGACTTCCTGCCTGAAAGCCACACCGACTTCATCATCGCGGTGATGGGCGAAGAGTTCGGCCTGGTGGGCATTTGTGCCTTGCTGTTGATTTACCTGTTGTTGATTGGTCGTGGCCTGGTGATTACCGCCCAGGCGCAGACGTTGTTCGGCAAATTGCTGGCCGGCGCGCTGACCATGACGTTTTTTGTTTACGTTTTCGTCAACATCGGTATGGTCAGTGGCCTGTTGCCGGTTGTGGGGGTGCCGTTGCCGTTCATTAGCTACGGAGGAACTTCGCTGGTGACGCTGCTGTCAGCGTTTGGGGTTTTGATGTCGATCCATACCCATCGTAAGTGGATCGCGCAGGTTTGA
- the nadD gene encoding nicotinate-nucleotide adenylyltransferase → MPRRIGVLGGTFDPVHVGHLRGALEVAESLALDELRLMPSARPPHRDTPQVSALDRLAMVECAVAGVAPLVVDDRELKRDKPSYTIDTLELMRAEWAAETQVFLLLGWDAFCGLPTWHRWEELLQHCHILVLQRPDADSEPPDALRNLLAARSVSDPLALKGPSGQIAFVWQTPLAVSATQIRQLLASGKSVRFLVPDAVLAYIDAHGLYRASN, encoded by the coding sequence GTGCCCCGGCGCATTGGCGTGCTGGGTGGAACCTTCGATCCGGTGCACGTCGGCCACTTGCGTGGTGCGCTGGAAGTGGCCGAATCGCTGGCCCTCGATGAGTTGCGCCTGATGCCCAGTGCTCGGCCGCCTCATCGGGACACGCCGCAGGTGTCGGCGCTGGATCGACTGGCGATGGTCGAATGTGCGGTGGCCGGAGTGGCGCCGTTGGTGGTGGACGACCGCGAACTCAAGCGCGACAAGCCGTCCTACACCATTGATACCCTGGAGCTGATGCGTGCCGAGTGGGCCGCTGAAACCCAGGTTTTTCTGCTTTTGGGCTGGGACGCATTTTGCGGCCTGCCCACTTGGCACCGCTGGGAAGAGTTGCTCCAGCATTGCCACATCCTGGTGCTGCAACGCCCGGATGCCGACAGCGAACCGCCGGATGCCTTGCGCAACCTGTTGGCGGCGCGCTCGGTGAGCGACCCGTTGGCCCTTAAAGGGCCGAGCGGACAGATTGCATTCGTCTGGCAGACGCCGCTCGCGGTATCCGCCACCCAGATCCGTCAACTGCTGGCCAGCGGTAAGTCGGTACGTTTCCTGGTGCCCGACGCGGTCCTGGCCTACATCGATGCGCACGGTCTGTACCGTGCGTCGAACTGA
- a CDS encoding septal ring lytic transglycosylase RlpA family protein, with translation MLASPIRKPLKLVAFAALSLLVVSCSTSRAPQQKSTAGVRAMPGLDINRAHKDGAPWWDVDVSRIPDATPTLHTGAYKANPYTVLGKTYFPMQESKTYVASGTASWYGTKFHGQNTANGEVYDLYGMSAAHKTLPLPSYVRVTNLDNNRTVILRVNDRGPFYSDRIIDLSYAAAKKLGYAETGTARVKVEGIDPQTWWAQKGRPAPLMLNEPQVAQNAAPVITASTGTVEQWTPPPQQHAAAIVPVQMDAKKNASVPASGQYLQVGAFANPDAAELLRSKLSGMVSAPVFISSIVRNQQTLHRVRLGPIGSQGEIQQVQNSVRLANLGSPSLVTAE, from the coding sequence ATGCTGGCATCGCCAATCCGCAAACCCCTGAAGCTGGTGGCTTTCGCCGCGTTGTCGTTGCTCGTGGTCAGTTGTTCGACCAGTCGCGCCCCCCAGCAAAAATCCACCGCAGGCGTACGCGCCATGCCGGGCCTGGACATCAACCGGGCCCACAAGGATGGCGCGCCGTGGTGGGACGTCGATGTTTCGCGCATCCCGGATGCCACCCCGACCCTGCACACCGGCGCTTATAAAGCCAACCCGTACACCGTGCTGGGCAAGACGTATTTCCCGATGCAAGAGTCCAAGACCTACGTGGCTTCGGGCACTGCGTCCTGGTACGGCACCAAGTTCCATGGCCAGAACACTGCCAACGGCGAAGTCTATGACCTGTACGGCATGAGTGCCGCGCACAAGACCCTGCCGTTGCCGAGTTACGTTCGGGTGACCAACCTGGACAACAATCGCACGGTGATCCTGCGGGTCAACGACCGTGGGCCGTTCTATTCGGACCGCATCATCGACTTGTCCTATGCGGCGGCCAAGAAACTCGGTTACGCCGAGACCGGCACCGCGCGGGTCAAGGTAGAAGGCATCGACCCACAGACATGGTGGGCCCAGAAAGGTCGCCCGGCACCGTTGATGCTTAACGAGCCACAGGTCGCGCAAAACGCCGCGCCGGTGATCACCGCATCGACCGGCACCGTCGAGCAATGGACGCCACCGCCGCAGCAACACGCCGCGGCCATCGTGCCCGTGCAGATGGATGCAAAAAAAAACGCTTCTGTACCAGCCTCTGGCCAGTATCTGCAGGTGGGCGCGTTCGCCAACCCGGACGCTGCAGAGCTCCTGAGATCGAAGCTCAGCGGGATGGTGAGCGCTCCGGTGTTCATCAGCTCGATCGTGCGCAATCAACAGACGTTGCACCGGGTTCGCCTGGGGCCAATCGGTTCGCAGGGTGAAATCCAGCAAGTGCAGAACAGCGTGCGCCTGGCCAATCTCGGTTCGCCGAGCCTGGTCACCGCCGAGTAA